From Cellulosimicrobium sp. ES-005, one genomic window encodes:
- a CDS encoding glycoside hydrolase family 97 catalytic domain-containing protein — MYHHMPHHPTPPPPTARRRRARLLSGAALTLALVAPVGAAAPALAAPEASASSSAVEPLDGHEVSSPDGSLDLTVGVVDGRLTYDVVRDGTTTVVGSSGLGLVLRSPDVDLTSGMTVESVERDEIDETWTPAWGTSSSVRNHANELTVHARHSSGLALDVVVRVFDDGVGFRYVLPHQDALASGPFVVTAERTEFALPADLTAYFIRAGTDWNADEKHYRTAPVGDVPDAQTPLTLSRGDDLFLAVHEADLTDYASMTLVRGATPGTLVSELVALPDGTKAVLDAREKNVVTPWRTVQVGRAAGDLAESHLVQNLNPPCAVCDVDSDGDGTADTTDWIEAGTYTGVWWELQRRDTTWTAGAKHGATTARIKDYIDLAADAGARYVLAEGWNTNAGGSWTNQDFTTPMPDVDLDEVLRYGAEKGVGFVAHNETRGYVDYYDQNLERIFSQYEEWGIHAIKTGYATRFQLGGVNRSHYDQEAVKHYQRVVEAAARHGISVNAHEAIKPTGKDRTWPNMMTGEGVAGMEQQNYMGANGNPPEQATILPFTRWIGGPADYTPGVLDVLWDPAKLNTRVQTTTTTQLALYTTFYSPLQMLADTPENYAKHPEAFEYLRGMPATWDESRVDAQIGDHVTTARRSGDTWYVGVVTDEVDRTLDVPLDMLDDGVTYVAEVWADAQDASWKGNPTAVEVTRSLVTSDDVLSASLVGAGGQAVRLRPATAEDLAELTPYERARLDLVGTPTATFDPATGSVHVTAQVANAGTTVTEAHLVLDGETVAGTTARVGGGQTRELAFTLDAADVSYTEHNELAVAGADGALGEPARAALLPYPDGAALEALVAAARTDGDLDPATAALLTTRVGALVAAAADADLGAAQVAAQSVRTVLLTRSSEQVGGGALATLDTAVAPWLGERVGLPRVLADLHAAEEAGELTAGDAAAARAPLAAAVRAATRDDDAAVGRALDRAAAALAALPAGPAAEALGVLVAAQREELVLEAEAGTLSGGAITTTEHPGYTGTGFVRTLSREGAAFAVDVAGVAPGTTYEVSFRYANGMVVAPLDRQLSLTVDGVSSGPVPFPNLGQDAERWRRWGFTEPVRVTVGEGTTRVGLRYDRGDTGNVNVDHVRLVPDRGVVVGSSGGVVGTAADVRVEAQARCLAGKAYVALRALNGEDVPVGLTLGLATAFGERTVADVVPGASGYQSFATRARAVEATTAVVTAHGELGGEPVDAQVSVDVPAVDCG; from the coding sequence GTGTACCACCACATGCCGCACCATCCCACCCCGCCCCCGCCGACCGCACGACGCCGCCGCGCCCGTCTGCTCTCCGGCGCCGCCCTCACGCTCGCGCTCGTCGCGCCCGTCGGCGCCGCGGCTCCCGCGCTCGCCGCACCGGAGGCGTCCGCCTCCTCGTCGGCCGTCGAGCCGCTCGACGGGCACGAGGTCTCGTCGCCCGACGGCAGCCTCGACCTCACGGTCGGCGTCGTCGACGGGCGCCTCACCTACGACGTCGTGCGGGACGGCACGACGACGGTCGTCGGCTCCTCCGGTCTCGGCCTCGTGCTGCGCTCTCCCGACGTCGACCTCACCTCCGGGATGACCGTCGAGTCCGTCGAGCGCGACGAGATCGACGAGACGTGGACACCCGCGTGGGGCACGAGCTCGTCGGTGCGCAACCACGCGAACGAGCTCACCGTGCACGCGCGCCACTCCTCCGGCCTGGCGCTGGACGTCGTGGTCCGCGTGTTCGACGACGGCGTCGGGTTCCGCTACGTTCTGCCTCACCAGGACGCGCTCGCGAGCGGCCCGTTCGTCGTGACGGCCGAGCGGACCGAGTTCGCGCTCCCGGCGGACCTCACCGCGTACTTCATCCGCGCCGGCACGGACTGGAACGCGGACGAGAAGCACTACAGGACCGCGCCTGTCGGCGACGTGCCCGACGCGCAGACGCCGCTCACGCTCTCCCGCGGCGACGACCTGTTCCTCGCCGTCCACGAGGCCGACCTCACGGACTACGCGAGCATGACGCTCGTCCGCGGCGCGACCCCCGGGACCCTGGTGAGCGAGCTCGTCGCGCTCCCGGACGGCACCAAGGCGGTGCTCGACGCGCGCGAGAAGAACGTCGTGACGCCCTGGCGTACGGTGCAGGTGGGCCGCGCGGCGGGCGACCTCGCCGAGTCGCACCTGGTCCAGAACCTCAACCCGCCGTGCGCCGTGTGCGACGTCGACTCGGACGGCGACGGCACCGCCGACACGACCGACTGGATCGAGGCGGGGACGTACACCGGCGTGTGGTGGGAGCTCCAGCGCCGCGACACGACGTGGACCGCAGGTGCCAAGCACGGCGCCACGACCGCGCGGATCAAGGACTACATCGACCTCGCGGCCGACGCGGGGGCCCGGTACGTGCTCGCCGAGGGCTGGAACACCAACGCCGGGGGCTCCTGGACCAACCAGGACTTCACGACGCCGATGCCCGACGTCGACCTCGACGAGGTGCTGCGCTACGGCGCCGAGAAGGGCGTCGGGTTCGTCGCGCACAACGAGACGCGCGGCTACGTCGACTACTACGACCAGAACCTCGAGCGCATCTTCTCCCAGTACGAGGAGTGGGGGATCCACGCGATCAAGACCGGCTACGCGACCCGCTTCCAGCTCGGCGGCGTCAACCGCAGCCACTACGACCAGGAGGCGGTGAAGCACTACCAGCGCGTCGTCGAGGCGGCGGCGCGGCACGGCATCTCCGTCAACGCGCACGAGGCGATCAAGCCCACGGGCAAGGACCGCACCTGGCCCAACATGATGACGGGCGAGGGCGTCGCGGGCATGGAGCAGCAGAACTACATGGGCGCGAACGGCAACCCGCCGGAGCAGGCGACCATCCTGCCGTTCACGCGCTGGATCGGCGGCCCGGCCGACTACACGCCGGGCGTGCTCGACGTGCTGTGGGACCCGGCGAAGCTCAACACGCGGGTGCAGACGACCACCACCACCCAGCTCGCGCTCTACACGACCTTCTACAGCCCGCTCCAGATGCTCGCGGACACGCCCGAGAACTACGCGAAGCACCCCGAGGCGTTCGAGTACCTGCGCGGGATGCCGGCGACGTGGGACGAGTCGCGCGTGGACGCGCAGATCGGCGACCACGTGACGACCGCCCGCCGCAGCGGCGACACCTGGTACGTGGGCGTCGTGACCGACGAGGTCGACCGCACGCTCGACGTCCCGCTGGACATGCTCGACGACGGCGTCACGTACGTCGCGGAGGTCTGGGCCGACGCCCAGGACGCGAGCTGGAAGGGCAACCCCACGGCGGTCGAGGTCACGCGGTCCCTCGTGACCTCCGACGACGTCCTCAGCGCGTCGCTCGTCGGGGCGGGCGGGCAGGCGGTCCGGCTCCGGCCCGCCACCGCGGAGGACCTCGCGGAGCTCACGCCGTACGAGCGCGCCCGTCTGGACCTCGTGGGGACGCCGACCGCGACGTTCGACCCGGCGACCGGGTCGGTCCACGTCACGGCCCAGGTCGCGAACGCGGGCACCACGGTCACGGAGGCGCACCTGGTCCTCGACGGCGAGACGGTCGCGGGCACGACCGCGCGGGTCGGCGGCGGACAGACGCGCGAGCTCGCGTTCACCCTCGACGCGGCCGACGTGTCCTACACGGAGCACAACGAGCTCGCCGTCGCCGGGGCGGACGGCGCGCTGGGCGAGCCCGCCCGGGCGGCGCTCCTGCCGTACCCGGACGGCGCCGCCCTGGAGGCCCTGGTGGCCGCCGCTCGCACGGACGGCGACCTCGACCCCGCGACGGCGGCGCTGCTGACGACGCGGGTCGGTGCGCTCGTCGCGGCGGCGGCCGACGCCGACCTGGGCGCCGCCCAGGTCGCCGCGCAGAGCGTGCGGACGGTCCTGCTCACGCGCTCGTCCGAGCAGGTCGGGGGAGGCGCGCTCGCGACGCTCGACACCGCGGTGGCGCCGTGGCTCGGCGAGCGGGTCGGGCTGCCGCGCGTGCTCGCCGACCTGCACGCGGCCGAGGAGGCGGGAGAGCTCACCGCGGGCGACGCCGCCGCCGCGAGGGCACCGCTGGCCGCCGCGGTCCGTGCCGCGACGCGCGACGACGACGCCGCCGTGGGCAGGGCCCTCGACCGGGCGGCCGCCGCGCTCGCCGCCCTGCCCGCCGGTCCCGCGGCCGAGGCCCTGGGCGTTCTCGTCGCGGCCCAGCGCGAGGAGCTCGTGCTCGAGGCCGAGGCCGGGACGCTGAGCGGGGGCGCGATCACGACGACCGAGCACCCCGGCTACACGGGCACGGGCTTCGTCCGCACCCTCAGCCGCGAGGGGGCGGCCTTCGCCGTGGACGTCGCGGGCGTCGCGCCGGGGACCACCTACGAGGTGAGCTTCCGCTACGCCAACGGCATGGTCGTCGCCCCCCTCGACCGCCAGCTCTCGCTCACGGTCGACGGCGTCTCGTCCGGCCCCGTCCCGTTCCCGAACCTCGGGCAGGACGCCGAACGGTGGCGTCGCTGGGGCTTCACGGAGCCGGTGCGCGTGACCGTGGGCGAGGGGACGACGCGCGTCGGCCTGCGCTACGACCGCGGCGACACGGGCAACGTGAACGTCGACCACGTGCGGCTCGTCCCCGACCGTGGCGTCGTCGTCGGGTCGTCCGGCGGCGTCGTCGGCACCGCCGCCGACGTGCGCGTCGAGGCGCAGGCGCGGTGCCTGGCCGGCAAGGCCTACGTGGCCCTGCGCGCGCTCAACGGCGAGGACGTCCCGGTCGGGCTCACGCTCGGCCTGGCGACCGCGTTCGGCGAGCGCACGGTCGCCGACGTCGTGCCCGGCGCGTCCGGCTACCAGTCTTTCGCGACGCGGGCGCGGGCCGTCGAGGCGACGACCGCGGTGGTCACCGCGCACGGCGAGCTCGGCGGAGAGCCCGTGGACGCGCAGGTGTCGGTCGACGTGCCCGCCGTCGACTGCGGCTGA
- a CDS encoding carbohydrate ABC transporter permease: MTDVVATSVPAPDTAGRPIDLHRTVPKNRFSVGRTLKYAALIFFVIIVLIPVYVLLVTSFKGTGDASPARAWSLPQVWTLENWQTAWTALSPAILRTLQMVVPSAIIAAFLGSLNGFVLSRWSFKGSNLVFTLILFGMFIPYQAVMIPLNQLVLDLGIPSGVPSLILLHVVYGIPITTLIFRNYYMTVPHELIEAARVDGAGMFRTYWSIILPISIPSFVVVLIWQFTSSWNDFLFAVFFSSSQNGPVTLALNNLANGALLQNYGVSMAGALFASLPTLLVYIILGKYFIGGLMSGSVKG, from the coding sequence ATGACCGACGTCGTAGCCACCTCGGTGCCGGCACCGGACACCGCCGGTCGCCCGATCGACCTGCACCGCACGGTGCCCAAGAACCGTTTCTCCGTGGGTCGCACCCTCAAGTACGCCGCGCTGATCTTCTTCGTGATCATCGTGCTCATCCCGGTCTACGTGCTCCTCGTGACGAGCTTCAAGGGCACCGGCGACGCGTCGCCCGCTCGCGCGTGGTCGCTGCCGCAGGTGTGGACCCTCGAGAACTGGCAGACGGCATGGACCGCGCTGTCCCCCGCGATCCTGCGCACGCTGCAGATGGTCGTGCCGTCGGCGATCATCGCGGCCTTCCTCGGCTCGCTCAACGGGTTCGTGCTCTCGCGCTGGTCCTTCAAGGGCTCGAACCTGGTCTTCACCCTGATCCTGTTCGGGATGTTCATCCCCTACCAGGCCGTGATGATCCCGCTCAACCAGCTCGTGCTGGACCTCGGCATCCCGAGCGGCGTGCCGTCGCTGATCCTGCTGCACGTCGTGTACGGCATCCCGATCACGACGCTCATCTTCCGCAACTACTACATGACCGTGCCGCACGAGCTCATCGAGGCCGCGCGCGTCGACGGCGCCGGGATGTTCCGGACGTACTGGTCGATCATCCTGCCGATCTCGATCCCCAGCTTCGTGGTCGTGCTCATCTGGCAGTTCACCTCGTCGTGGAACGACTTCCTCTTCGCGGTGTTCTTCTCCTCGAGCCAGAACGGCCCCGTCACGCTCGCGCTGAACAACCTCGCGAACGGCGCGCTGCTGCAGAACTACGGCGTGTCCATGGCCGGTGCGCTCTTCGCGTCCCTGCCGACACTGCTGGTCTACATCATCCTCGGCAAGTACTTCATCGGCGGACTCATGTCCGGCTCGGTGAAGGGCTGA
- a CDS encoding sugar ABC transporter permease has product MLKSLRRAGPALLMLAPSLILVGVFVYGLIGANFQTSITDNHTAAQATGQKPSVVVWFENYVDLLGSEAFQHSLKNLVLYTVVFLAGTLVMGFLWAWMMDKPVKGEGLFRSVYLFPFAVSFVASGVVWRWLLNSNQDAQASGLNRLFQIIGLDFLQNNWWNNVTWGITAIAIPAIWQLSGYVMALFLAGFRGIPDELREAARMDGASEWKLYRHVLFPQLSPVALSALIIIGHMSLKSFDLIMSISKPANYQTKVPAVDMYVFKSSFDYANAAAVGSILLIIVAVVIVPYLVRTNRQEKR; this is encoded by the coding sequence ATGCTCAAGTCACTACGACGAGCCGGCCCCGCGCTGCTGATGCTCGCCCCCTCGCTGATCCTCGTCGGCGTGTTCGTGTACGGACTCATCGGCGCGAACTTCCAGACCTCGATCACGGACAACCACACCGCCGCGCAGGCCACGGGACAGAAGCCGTCCGTGGTGGTCTGGTTCGAGAACTACGTCGACCTGCTCGGCAGCGAGGCGTTCCAGCACTCGCTGAAGAACCTCGTCCTCTACACGGTGGTGTTCCTCGCCGGCACGCTCGTCATGGGCTTCCTCTGGGCGTGGATGATGGACAAGCCCGTCAAGGGCGAGGGCCTGTTCCGCTCGGTCTACCTGTTCCCCTTCGCCGTGTCGTTCGTCGCCTCCGGCGTCGTGTGGCGCTGGCTCCTCAACTCGAACCAGGACGCGCAGGCGAGCGGGCTCAACCGGCTGTTCCAGATCATCGGGCTCGACTTCCTCCAGAACAACTGGTGGAACAACGTCACCTGGGGCATCACGGCCATCGCGATCCCGGCGATCTGGCAGCTCTCCGGCTACGTCATGGCGCTCTTCCTCGCCGGGTTCCGCGGCATCCCCGACGAGCTGCGCGAGGCCGCCCGCATGGACGGCGCCAGCGAGTGGAAGCTCTACCGCCACGTGCTCTTCCCGCAGCTCTCGCCGGTGGCGCTCTCCGCGCTCATCATCATCGGCCACATGTCGCTCAAGTCGTTCGACCTCATCATGTCGATCTCGAAGCCGGCGAACTACCAGACCAAGGTGCCGGCCGTCGACATGTACGTGTTCAAGTCGAGCTTCGACTACGCGAACGCCGCGGCGGTCGGCTCGATCCTGCTGATCATCGTGGCCGTCGTCATCGTGCCCTACCTGGTCCGCACCAACCGTCAGGAGAAGCGATGA
- a CDS encoding ABC transporter substrate-binding protein encodes MRIDRRTSATVATAALVGLALAACSGGGSGDGGTGDGGASGGGDEVEVFTWWAAGSEKAGLDALVGVFNEQHPDVEFINGAVAGGAGSAAKDLLQSRLQAQDPPDTFQAHAGAELQDYIDAAQIEDVSSLYDEFGLNDVFPADLVDRLKSDDGAIYSIPSNIHRANVVWANPTVLEANGVDPAATYADLDAWMADLDKLKAAGVTPLSVATTWTQVNLLETVLLADLGAEGYNGLWDGSTDWEGAEVTAALEDFEKLMSYTNTDRDGLDWPEATQMVIDGNAAFNVMGDWAVAAFEEQGKTLGTDFTAFPVPGTDGVFDFLADSFTLPVGAPHPDGAKAWLETVGSLEGQVAFNKAKGSIPARTDADPSEFSEYQQTAIESFGNDTIVSSLAHGAAAPVATLNAISDATSKFTSGGSDLATYQSELAAAAQG; translated from the coding sequence ATGCGAATCGATCGCAGGACGAGCGCGACGGTGGCGACGGCCGCCCTCGTGGGTCTCGCACTCGCCGCGTGCAGCGGCGGTGGTTCCGGTGACGGGGGCACCGGGGACGGAGGCGCTTCGGGGGGCGGCGACGAGGTCGAGGTGTTCACCTGGTGGGCCGCGGGCTCCGAGAAGGCGGGTCTCGACGCGCTGGTCGGCGTGTTCAACGAGCAGCACCCCGACGTGGAGTTCATCAACGGCGCGGTCGCCGGCGGCGCCGGCTCGGCCGCGAAGGACCTCCTCCAGTCCCGCCTGCAGGCGCAGGACCCGCCGGACACGTTCCAGGCGCACGCCGGTGCCGAGCTGCAGGACTACATCGACGCCGCGCAGATCGAGGACGTCTCGTCGCTGTACGACGAGTTCGGCCTCAACGACGTCTTCCCGGCCGACCTCGTCGACCGCCTCAAGTCCGACGACGGCGCGATCTACTCGATCCCGTCGAACATCCACCGCGCGAACGTCGTGTGGGCCAACCCGACCGTCCTCGAGGCCAACGGCGTCGACCCGGCGGCGACCTACGCGGACCTGGACGCCTGGATGGCGGACCTCGACAAGCTCAAGGCCGCGGGCGTCACGCCGCTGTCGGTCGCGACGACCTGGACCCAGGTCAACCTGCTCGAGACCGTGCTCCTCGCGGACCTCGGCGCCGAGGGCTACAACGGCCTGTGGGACGGCTCGACCGACTGGGAGGGCGCCGAGGTCACGGCCGCCCTCGAGGACTTCGAGAAGCTCATGAGCTACACCAACACCGACCGCGACGGGCTCGACTGGCCCGAGGCGACCCAGATGGTGATCGACGGCAACGCCGCGTTCAACGTCATGGGCGACTGGGCCGTCGCGGCGTTCGAGGAGCAGGGCAAGACGCTCGGCACCGACTTCACCGCGTTCCCGGTCCCGGGCACGGACGGCGTGTTCGACTTCCTCGCCGACTCGTTCACCCTCCCGGTGGGTGCGCCGCACCCCGACGGCGCCAAGGCGTGGCTCGAGACCGTCGGCTCGCTCGAGGGCCAGGTCGCGTTCAACAAGGCCAAGGGCTCCATCCCGGCCCGCACCGACGCCGACCCGTCGGAGTTCTCGGAGTACCAGCAGACGGCGATCGAGTCGTTCGGCAACGACACGATCGTGTCCTCGCTGGCGCACGGCGCCGCCGCGCCGGTCGCGACGCTCAACGCGATCTCCGACGCGACGAGCAAGTTCACGTCCGGTGGGTCCGACCTCGCGACCTACCAGTCCGAGCTCGCTGCCGCCGCACAGGGCTGA
- a CDS encoding ROK family transcriptional regulator, giving the protein MSAVQQRGSLTQIELAGVTGLSPATVSNIVKELTGAGVLHTSPSTRSGRRALQVTLARNLGLVAGVHFGTRSMRVALADASMRVLADQRMPLAPDHRADTGLQRAALLVEEMVASVDAAPDELLAVGVGVPAPVDVRAGRIATVGMMRGWDGVVVPEVLEAELGAPVTVDNDANLGALAETRFGAAVGHDAVAYLRVSHGVGGGLVLGGRVVHGRAGVAGEIGHVTIDENGPVCRCGNRGCLEMYVGAGVLLSMLSESRGPLTLRDVIARAQEGDPGCRRVLFDAGQHLGVAAANLCNLVDPEIVVVGGQLADAGEALLGPLRTALEQRTVPSTAGPVEVVASELGSAAEVRGALAVALDLARVSGSLGVSA; this is encoded by the coding sequence GTGAGCGCCGTCCAGCAGCGTGGCTCCCTCACGCAGATCGAGCTGGCCGGCGTCACCGGCCTGTCCCCGGCCACCGTCTCCAACATCGTCAAGGAGCTCACCGGCGCGGGCGTCCTGCACACCTCGCCGTCCACGCGCAGCGGCCGCCGCGCGCTCCAGGTCACGCTCGCGCGCAACCTCGGGCTCGTCGCCGGCGTCCACTTCGGCACCCGGTCCATGCGCGTCGCGCTCGCCGACGCGTCCATGCGCGTCCTCGCGGACCAGCGCATGCCCCTGGCCCCCGACCACCGCGCGGACACCGGGCTGCAGCGCGCCGCCCTGCTCGTCGAGGAGATGGTCGCGTCCGTCGACGCCGCACCCGACGAGCTCCTCGCCGTCGGCGTCGGCGTGCCCGCGCCCGTCGACGTGCGCGCGGGGCGCATCGCGACGGTCGGCATGATGCGCGGCTGGGACGGCGTCGTGGTGCCCGAGGTGCTGGAGGCCGAGCTCGGCGCGCCCGTGACCGTGGACAACGACGCCAACCTCGGCGCGCTCGCCGAGACCCGGTTCGGGGCCGCCGTCGGGCACGACGCCGTCGCGTACCTGCGGGTCTCCCACGGCGTGGGCGGAGGGCTGGTGCTCGGGGGGCGGGTCGTGCACGGGCGCGCGGGCGTCGCGGGCGAGATCGGCCACGTCACCATCGACGAGAACGGCCCGGTGTGCCGGTGCGGCAACCGGGGCTGTCTCGAGATGTACGTCGGTGCCGGGGTGCTGCTGTCCATGCTCTCCGAGAGCCGCGGCCCCCTCACCCTGCGCGACGTCATCGCGCGCGCCCAGGAGGGCGACCCCGGGTGCCGCCGCGTCCTGTTCGACGCCGGCCAGCACCTCGGCGTCGCGGCCGCCAACCTGTGCAACCTGGTCGACCCCGAGATCGTCGTCGTCGGGGGACAGCTCGCCGACGCGGGGGAGGCCCTGCTCGGGCCGCTGCGCACGGCGCTCGAGCAGCGGACCGTGCCGAGCACCGCCGGCCCCGTCGAGGTGGTCGCGTCCGAGCTCGGGTCCGCCGCCGAGGTGCGCGGGGCGCTCGCCGTCGCGCTCGACCTCGCACGCGTCAGCGGGTCGCTGGGGGTGAGCGCATGA
- a CDS encoding substrate-binding domain-containing protein: MTGATAARTGPTRRRARTAVTGALAAVVVALLALAGCAAPEEPTGPSEGTIGLLLPEAKTARYETTDRPTFVGVVERRCPTCEVLYANAAQDAANQQQQAESMLARGADVLVLDAVDAVAAVSIVAEAQRLGVPVIAYDRFVEGANYYVSFDNELIGYLMGEALVGAVLDRAEQDPPAQGRRPGVLLVQGSPTDPNAAELAAGAHRALEGEDIDVLAEYDTPDWSPDKATEWVEGQLTQYSGRVDGVFAASDGIAGGAIAAMKAAGLDPVPPTTGQDGELAAVQRVVSGDQYMTVYKATAQQARTAAELAVRVLRGEDPRATAVIDGVPSLLLAPRAVGIDDVQRVIVDGGVYTVDEICTSYYVDACVEAGLLEVAP; the protein is encoded by the coding sequence ATGACCGGGGCGACCGCCGCGCGCACGGGGCCGACCCGCCGTCGGGCCCGGACCGCCGTGACCGGCGCCCTGGCGGCCGTCGTCGTCGCGCTGCTCGCGCTCGCCGGCTGCGCCGCGCCCGAGGAGCCGACCGGGCCGTCGGAGGGGACCATCGGGCTCCTGCTGCCCGAGGCGAAGACCGCGCGCTACGAGACCACCGACCGCCCGACCTTCGTCGGCGTCGTCGAGCGCCGCTGCCCCACGTGCGAGGTCCTGTACGCCAACGCCGCCCAGGACGCCGCGAACCAGCAGCAGCAGGCCGAGTCCATGCTCGCGCGCGGTGCCGACGTGCTGGTCCTCGACGCGGTCGACGCGGTCGCCGCGGTGAGCATCGTCGCGGAGGCGCAGCGGCTCGGGGTGCCGGTCATCGCCTACGATCGCTTCGTCGAGGGTGCGAACTACTACGTCTCGTTCGACAACGAGCTCATCGGGTACCTCATGGGGGAGGCGCTCGTGGGCGCGGTCCTCGACCGCGCCGAGCAGGACCCGCCGGCGCAGGGCCGGCGGCCGGGCGTCCTGCTCGTGCAGGGCTCGCCGACCGACCCGAACGCCGCGGAGCTCGCCGCCGGCGCCCACCGCGCGCTCGAGGGAGAGGACATCGACGTGCTCGCCGAGTACGACACCCCCGACTGGAGCCCCGACAAGGCGACCGAGTGGGTCGAGGGGCAGCTCACGCAGTACAGCGGCCGCGTCGACGGCGTGTTCGCGGCGAGCGACGGCATCGCGGGCGGCGCGATCGCGGCGATGAAGGCCGCCGGCCTCGACCCCGTCCCGCCCACCACGGGACAGGACGGCGAGCTCGCGGCGGTCCAGCGCGTCGTCTCCGGCGACCAGTACATGACCGTGTACAAGGCGACCGCCCAGCAGGCGCGCACGGCGGCCGAGCTCGCCGTGCGCGTGCTCCGCGGCGAGGACCCCCGCGCGACCGCCGTCATCGACGGCGTCCCGAGCCTCCTCCTCGCGCCGCGCGCGGTCGGGATCGACGACGTGCAGCGCGTCATCGTCGACGGCGGGGTCTACACCGTCGACGAGATCTGCACCTCGTACTACGTCGACGCGTGCGTCGAGGCGGGGCTCCTGGAGGTCGCCCCGTGA
- a CDS encoding ATP-binding cassette domain-containing protein: MSAPVLSLRGVSKNFGGVRALVDVDVDVHEHEVLAVVGDNGAGKSTLAGVVAGAFRPDAGEVLLDGAPVVLDSPAAARAHGIAAVFQQLALVDDLDVVENVFLGQETLRGPFLDEIAMEREAWGLLDQLAATVPSVRQPVRTLSGGQRQVVAVARALLGAPRVLVLDEPTAALGVRQTAEVLNLIEKLRERGHAVVLISHQAGDLQAVADRIVVLRLGRVHGEFAGDTSYEDLLAAMTGAVRPARSGGATRPPTGPGREPRERRSGGTGAVHR, translated from the coding sequence GTGAGCGCCCCCGTCCTGTCGCTGCGCGGCGTCTCCAAGAACTTCGGCGGCGTCCGCGCGCTCGTCGACGTGGACGTCGACGTGCACGAGCACGAGGTGCTCGCCGTCGTGGGCGACAACGGCGCTGGCAAGTCGACCCTCGCGGGCGTCGTCGCGGGCGCGTTCCGGCCCGACGCGGGCGAGGTCCTGCTCGACGGCGCGCCCGTCGTCCTCGACTCGCCCGCGGCGGCGCGCGCGCACGGCATCGCGGCGGTGTTCCAGCAGCTCGCCCTCGTCGACGACCTCGACGTCGTCGAGAACGTGTTCCTCGGGCAGGAGACGCTGCGCGGCCCGTTCCTCGACGAGATCGCCATGGAGCGCGAGGCCTGGGGCTTGCTCGACCAGCTCGCCGCGACCGTCCCGTCCGTGCGCCAGCCCGTGCGCACGCTGTCCGGCGGGCAGCGGCAGGTTGTGGCCGTCGCGCGGGCGCTGCTGGGCGCACCACGCGTGCTCGTCCTCGACGAGCCGACGGCGGCCCTCGGCGTCCGGCAGACGGCCGAGGTGCTCAACCTCATCGAGAAGCTGCGCGAGCGCGGCCACGCCGTCGTGCTCATCAGCCACCAGGCGGGCGACCTGCAGGCCGTCGCCGACCGCATCGTCGTGCTGCGGCTCGGGCGCGTGCACGGCGAGTTCGCGGGTGACACGTCCTACGAGGACCTGCTCGCCGCGATGACGGGCGCCGTCCGGCCCGCGCGGTCGGGGGGCGCCACCCGGCCCCCGACCGGCCCCGGGCGCGAGCCGCGCGAGCGGCGCTCCGGCGGCACCGGGGCGGTGCACCGATGA